In Rutidosis leptorrhynchoides isolate AG116_Rl617_1_P2 chromosome 2, CSIRO_AGI_Rlap_v1, whole genome shotgun sequence, one genomic interval encodes:
- the LOC139893330 gene encoding metal-nicotianamine transporter YSL3-like isoform X1, whose protein sequence is MEMENSLNIEETNVVKRLPPWTTHITCRGLVASLVIGVVYSVIVMKLNLTTGLVPNLNASAALLAFVFIKTWTKLVHKAGFVTTPFTKQENTVIQTCAVACYSIAVGGGFGSYLLGLNKKTYEEAGVDVKGNTPGSYIEPGFGWMTGFLFVTSFVGLLALVPLRKIMIIDYKLTYPSGTATAVLINGFHTPKGDKLAKKQVIGFTKFFSASFMWACFQWFFSGSGTCGFTFFPTFGLKAFKNSFYFDFSMTYVGAGMICSHLVNMSLLAGAVLSYGVMWPLIEDRKGVWFPSSLPESSMKSLNGYKVFISIALILGDGLYNFLKITIFTARTIYHTSRKIPKTNPEDTDQPLSNTELNEVFLRESIPFWVAATGYLIFSIVSIIVIPLMFPELKWYYVLVAYLIAPSLGFCNAYGAGLTDMNMAYNYGKVALFVLSAISGKHNGVVAGLVGCGLIKSNVSISSDLMHDFKTGHLTLTSPRSMLVSQAIGTAIGCLVAPLTFFMFYKAFDIGNPDGEYKAPYAIVYRNMAILGVEGFSALPNHCLQLCYLFFGFAMTANLVRDFVPEKLGKFLPLPMAMAVPFLVGGYFAIDMCVGSLVVFVWKKVNEGKAKLMVPAVASGLICGDGLWILPSSILALAGINPPVCMNFVPTKTS, encoded by the exons ATGGAAATGGAGAATTCACTCAATATAGAGGAAACTAATGTGGTAAAAAGACTACCACCTTGGACTACACACATCACATGTAGAGGACTCGTAGCGAGTTTAGTAATCGGTGTGGTTTACAGTGTGATCGTAATGAAACTTAATCTAACGACCGGTCTTGTACCAAATCTTAACGCCTCTGCGGCTCTTTTAGCGTTTGTTTTCATTAAAACATGGACAAAACTTGTTCATAAAGCTGGGTTCGTTACGACACCATTTACAAAACAAGAGAATACAGTTATTCAGACTTGTGCTGTTGCTTGTTACAGCATTGCCGTTGGAG GTGGGTTTGGGTCTTATTTATTGGGATTAAATAAGAAGACATATGAAGAAGCAGGGGTTGATGTAAAAGGGAATACACCAGGGAGTTATATTGAACCTGGGTTTGGCTGGATGACTGGTTTTCTTTTTGTTACTAGTTTTGTTGGGCTTTTGGCATTGGTTCCTTTAAGAAAG ATTATGATCATAGACTACAAGTTAACATATCCTAGTGGGACAGCTACAGCAGTTCTTATCAACGGATTTCACACTCCAAAAGGAGACAAATTGGCTAA AAAACAAGTTATTGGGTTCACAAAGTTTTTCTCTGCAAGTTTCATGTGGGCTTGTTTTCAGTGGTTCTTTTCTGGTTCGGGCACATGTGGATTCACTTTTTTCCCTACGTTCGGTTTGAAGGCTTTCAAGAACTC GTTTTATTTTGATTTTAGTATGACATATGTAGGAGCTGGAATGATATGTTCGCATTTAGTGAACATGTCATTGCTTGCAGGAGCGGTGCTTTCGTACGGTGTAATGTGGCCCCTCATCGAGGATCGAAAAGGTGTTTGGTTTCCTTCGAGTTTGCCTGAAAGCAGTATGAAGAGTTTAAACGGTTACAAG GTTTTCATATCGATTGCACTTATACTAGGTGACGGCTTGTACAATTTTCTCAAGATCACCATTTTCACTGCAAGAACGATATATCATACGTCTAGGAAGATACCTAAAACTA ATCCAGAAGACACTGACCAACCGCTTAGCAATACCGAACTGAACGAGGTCTTCTTGCGAGAGAGCATACCGTTTTGGGTCGCAGCTACTGGTTATCTAATATTCTCTATTGTTTCCATTATCGTCATCCCACTCATGTTCCCAGAGCTCAAATGGTATTACGTTCTTGTCGCCTATCTTATTGCACCATCTCTCGGATTCTGTAACGCATATGGTGCTGGTCTAACAGACATGAACATGGCATACAATTATGGAAAAGTTGCTTTGTTTGTGCTATCTGCTATATCCGGAAAACATAACGGTGTTGTTGCAGGACTAGTAGGATGCGGTTTGATAAAATCTAATGTTTCAATTTCATCTGATTTGATGCATGATTTCAAAACGGGTCATTTGACTTTGACTTCACCACGTTCAATGCTCGTTAGCCAAGCTATTGGGACCGCCATCGGATGCTTGGTGGCCCCACTAACTTTCTTTATGTTCTACAAAGCGTTCGATATTGGTAATCCAGATGGAGAGTATAAAGCTCCTTATGCTATTGTGTACCGAAACATGGCTATTTTAGGAGTTGAAGGTTTCTCTGCATTACCTAATCATTGTTTACAGTTATGTTACCTGTTTTTCGGTTTTGCAATGACGGCTAATTTGGTACGAGATTTTGTGCCTGAGAAATTAGGGAAGTTTCTTCCGTTACCAATGGCTATGGCCGTACCTTTTCTTGTTGGCGGTTATTTTGCTATTGACATGTGTGTTGGAAGTTTGGTTgtgtttgtttggaaaaaagttaatGAAGGAAAAGCGAAGTTGATGGTTCCTGCTGTTGCTTCGGGTTTGATCTGTGGAGACGGATTATGGATTCTTCCGTCGTCGATTCTTGCATTAGCTGGGATTAATCCTCCTGTTTGTATGAACTTTGTGCCAACAAAAACATCATAA
- the LOC139893330 gene encoding metal-nicotianamine transporter YSL3-like isoform X2, translating to MTGFLFVTSFVGLLALVPLRKIMIIDYKLTYPSGTATAVLINGFHTPKGDKLAKKQVIGFTKFFSASFMWACFQWFFSGSGTCGFTFFPTFGLKAFKNSFYFDFSMTYVGAGMICSHLVNMSLLAGAVLSYGVMWPLIEDRKGVWFPSSLPESSMKSLNGYKVFISIALILGDGLYNFLKITIFTARTIYHTSRKIPKTNPEDTDQPLSNTELNEVFLRESIPFWVAATGYLIFSIVSIIVIPLMFPELKWYYVLVAYLIAPSLGFCNAYGAGLTDMNMAYNYGKVALFVLSAISGKHNGVVAGLVGCGLIKSNVSISSDLMHDFKTGHLTLTSPRSMLVSQAIGTAIGCLVAPLTFFMFYKAFDIGNPDGEYKAPYAIVYRNMAILGVEGFSALPNHCLQLCYLFFGFAMTANLVRDFVPEKLGKFLPLPMAMAVPFLVGGYFAIDMCVGSLVVFVWKKVNEGKAKLMVPAVASGLICGDGLWILPSSILALAGINPPVCMNFVPTKTS from the exons ATGACTGGTTTTCTTTTTGTTACTAGTTTTGTTGGGCTTTTGGCATTGGTTCCTTTAAGAAAG ATTATGATCATAGACTACAAGTTAACATATCCTAGTGGGACAGCTACAGCAGTTCTTATCAACGGATTTCACACTCCAAAAGGAGACAAATTGGCTAA AAAACAAGTTATTGGGTTCACAAAGTTTTTCTCTGCAAGTTTCATGTGGGCTTGTTTTCAGTGGTTCTTTTCTGGTTCGGGCACATGTGGATTCACTTTTTTCCCTACGTTCGGTTTGAAGGCTTTCAAGAACTC GTTTTATTTTGATTTTAGTATGACATATGTAGGAGCTGGAATGATATGTTCGCATTTAGTGAACATGTCATTGCTTGCAGGAGCGGTGCTTTCGTACGGTGTAATGTGGCCCCTCATCGAGGATCGAAAAGGTGTTTGGTTTCCTTCGAGTTTGCCTGAAAGCAGTATGAAGAGTTTAAACGGTTACAAG GTTTTCATATCGATTGCACTTATACTAGGTGACGGCTTGTACAATTTTCTCAAGATCACCATTTTCACTGCAAGAACGATATATCATACGTCTAGGAAGATACCTAAAACTA ATCCAGAAGACACTGACCAACCGCTTAGCAATACCGAACTGAACGAGGTCTTCTTGCGAGAGAGCATACCGTTTTGGGTCGCAGCTACTGGTTATCTAATATTCTCTATTGTTTCCATTATCGTCATCCCACTCATGTTCCCAGAGCTCAAATGGTATTACGTTCTTGTCGCCTATCTTATTGCACCATCTCTCGGATTCTGTAACGCATATGGTGCTGGTCTAACAGACATGAACATGGCATACAATTATGGAAAAGTTGCTTTGTTTGTGCTATCTGCTATATCCGGAAAACATAACGGTGTTGTTGCAGGACTAGTAGGATGCGGTTTGATAAAATCTAATGTTTCAATTTCATCTGATTTGATGCATGATTTCAAAACGGGTCATTTGACTTTGACTTCACCACGTTCAATGCTCGTTAGCCAAGCTATTGGGACCGCCATCGGATGCTTGGTGGCCCCACTAACTTTCTTTATGTTCTACAAAGCGTTCGATATTGGTAATCCAGATGGAGAGTATAAAGCTCCTTATGCTATTGTGTACCGAAACATGGCTATTTTAGGAGTTGAAGGTTTCTCTGCATTACCTAATCATTGTTTACAGTTATGTTACCTGTTTTTCGGTTTTGCAATGACGGCTAATTTGGTACGAGATTTTGTGCCTGAGAAATTAGGGAAGTTTCTTCCGTTACCAATGGCTATGGCCGTACCTTTTCTTGTTGGCGGTTATTTTGCTATTGACATGTGTGTTGGAAGTTTGGTTgtgtttgtttggaaaaaagttaatGAAGGAAAAGCGAAGTTGATGGTTCCTGCTGTTGCTTCGGGTTTGATCTGTGGAGACGGATTATGGATTCTTCCGTCGTCGATTCTTGCATTAGCTGGGATTAATCCTCCTGTTTGTATGAACTTTGTGCCAACAAAAACATCATAA